The following are encoded together in the Daucus carota subsp. sativus chromosome 5, DH1 v3.0, whole genome shotgun sequence genome:
- the LOC108220121 gene encoding 9-cis-epoxycarotenoid dioxygenase NCED1, chloroplastic-like (The RefSeq protein has 8 substitutions compared to this genomic sequence), giving the protein MASSLNTTNIFTSPSFRNNTKTNVHSSIQVPSIPFSPNKSSTTYQTPCNNNNNNSPPIPKWNILQKAAAMALDAVESAIISRELQLPLPKTTDPEIQIAGNFAPVPEQPVKQNLSVSGKIPECINGVYVRNGANPHFEPKAGHHLFDGDGMVHAVQFKNGSASYACRFTETERLVQERSLGRPAFPKAIGELHGHSGIARLALFYARGMFGLLDHKHGMGVANAGLVYFNDRLLAMSEDDLPYHVRVGPSGDLETIGRYNFDGQLDSTMIAHPKIDPETSELFALSYNVIQKPYLKYFRFSSDGSKSEDVDIQLSDPTMMHDFAITENFVVIPDQQVVFKMSEMIQGGSPVVYDKNKVSRFGVLDKYASDASGIRWVDVPDCFCFHLWNAWEEKETDEVVVIGSCMTPADSIFNECDEGLQSVLSEIRLNLKTGKSIRKPILSCYDQVNLEAGMVNKNMLGRKTQFAYLAIAEPWPKVSGFAKVDLSSGQVNKFFYGDEKFGGEPLFFPNPDSKNEDDGYILAFVHDEKNWESELQIVNAATLELEASIKLPSRVPYGFHGTFISAKDLETQA; this is encoded by the coding sequence ATGGCTTCTTCTCTTAATACTACCAATATTTTCACCTCACCAAGTTTTCGAAACAACACAAAAACAAATGTGCACTCTTCTATTCAAGTCCCTTctattccattctccccaaacAAATCGAGCACAACTTATCAAACAccttgtaataataataataataatagtccTCCAATTCCGAAATGGAATATATTGCAAAAGGCCGCGGCGATGGCATTAGATGCGGTCGAAAGTGCGATTATTTCGCGGGAATTGCAGCACCCGCTGCCGAAAACAACAGACCCCGAAATTCAAATTGCGGGCAACTTTGCTCCCGTGCCTGAACAGCCTGTGAAGCAAAATCTTTCGGTTTCGGGAAAAATCCCCGAATGTATAAACGGAGTGTACGTTCGCAACGGAGCCAATCCGCACTTCGAGCCGAAAGCAGGGCACCATTTATTCGACGGGGATGGGATGGTTCACGCGGTCCAGTTCAAGAACGGCTCAGCCAGCTACGCTTGCCGCTTCACCGAGACCGAAAGGCTTGTGCAGGAACGTAGCTTAGGAAGGCCTGCTTTCCCGAAAGCCATTGGTGAGCTCCATGGCCATTCCGGGATAGCGCGGCTCGCGCTTTTCTACGCTCGCGGCATGTTCGGACTTCTTGATCATAAGCATGGCATGGGGGTTGCGAATGCGGGGTTGGTTTATTTTAATGATCGGCTTCTAGCTATGTCTGAAGATGATTTACCGTATCATGTTCGGGTTGGTCCATCAGGTGACCTTGAAACAATTGGAAGGTATAATTTTGATGGTCAGCTTGATTCGACTATGATTGCTCACCCGAAAATCGACCCCGAAACTAGCGAACTTTTTGCTCTTAGTTATAATGTAATTCAGAAGCCGTACCTTAAATACTTTCGATTCTCTAGTGACGGATCCAAGTCCGAAGACGTGGATATCCAGCTCTCTGATCCCACCATGATGCATGATTTCGCGATCACGGAGAATTTCGTGGTGATTCCTGATCAACAGGTGGTTTTCAAAATGTCTGAGATGATTCAAGGCGGTTCCCCGGTTGTGTATGACAAGAATAAAGTATCGCGTTTCGGGGTTTTGGATAAGTATGCTAGTGATGCTTCGGGGATCAAATGGGTTGAAGTTCCGGATTGTTTTTGTTTTCATCTCTGGAATGCGTGGGAAGAAAAGGAGACTGATGAAGTTGTGGTGATCGGATCTTGCATGACTCCAGCCGACTCGATTTTTAACGAATGCGACGAAGGTTTACAAAGTGTTCTGTCCGAAATCAGGCTAAATTTGAAGACAGGGAAATCAATTAGAAGACCAATTCTGTCTTGCGATGATCAAGTGAACTTGGAAGCAGGGATGGTGAACAAAAATATGCTAGGCAGAAAGACGCAATTCGCGTACTTAGCGATCGCTGAGCCATGGCCTAAAGTTTCGGGTTTTGCGAAAGTGGACTTGTCTAGCGGCCAAGTGAACAAGTTCTTTTACGGGGATGAGAAATACGGAGGCGAGCCTCTATTTTTCCCGAACCCTGAATCGAAAAATGAAGACGATGGGTACATCTTGGCGTTTGTTCACGACGAGAAGAACTGGGAATCGGAACTTCAAATCGTTAATGCCGTGACTCTGGAGCTAGAGGCCTCGATTAAGCTTCCGTCCAGAGTGCCGTATGGTTTTCATGGGACATTCATTAGTGCGAAAGATTTGGAAACCCAGGCCTAG